A genomic window from Helicobacter pylori includes:
- a CDS encoding Mrp/NBP35 family ATP-binding protein encodes MHQFNAKLNKICYKEALNTIILRIKMLTQEDVLNALKTIIYPNFEKDIVSFGFVKNITLHDNQLGLLIEIPSSSEETSAILRENISKAMQERGVKALNLDIKTPPKPQTPKPTTKNLAKNIKHVVMISSGKGGVGKSTTSVNLSIALANLNQKVGLLDADVYGPNIPRMMGLQNADVITDPSGKKLIPLKAFGVSVMSMGLLYDEGQSLIWRGPMLMRAIEQMLSDIIWGDLDVLVVDMPPGTGDAQLTLAQAVPLSAGITVTTPQIVSLDDAKRSLDMFKKLHIPIAGIVENMGSFVCEHCKKESEIFGSNSMKELLEAYHTRILAKLPLEPKVRLGGDRGEPIVISHPTSVSAKIFEKMAQDLSAFLDKVEREKLADNKDIQPTQTHACSH; translated from the coding sequence ATGCATCAATTTAATGCAAAATTAAACAAAATATGTTATAAAGAAGCCTTAAATACTATCATTTTAAGGATTAAAATGCTCACCCAAGAAGATGTCTTAAATGCGTTAAAAACGATCATCTACCCTAATTTTGAAAAGGATATTGTCAGCTTTGGTTTTGTCAAAAACATCACTTTGCATGACAATCAATTAGGGCTTTTAATAGAAATCCCCTCAAGCTCTGAAGAAACGAGCGCGATTTTAAGAGAAAATATCTCCAAAGCGATGCAAGAAAGAGGCGTGAAAGCTTTGAATTTGGATATTAAAACCCCGCCTAAACCGCAAACTCCAAAGCCCACTACCAAAAATCTGGCTAAAAACATCAAGCATGTGGTCATGATAAGCTCGGGTAAGGGCGGTGTGGGTAAAAGCACCACTAGCGTGAATTTAAGCATCGCTTTAGCGAATTTGAACCAAAAAGTGGGGTTATTGGACGCTGATGTGTATGGGCCTAATATCCCTAGAATGATGGGCTTGCAAAACGCTGATGTGATCACGGACCCTAGCGGTAAAAAACTCATTCCTTTAAAAGCTTTTGGCGTTTCTGTGATGAGCATGGGGCTTTTGTATGATGAGGGGCAGAGCCTTATTTGGAGAGGGCCCATGCTCATGCGAGCGATTGAACAGATGCTAAGCGATATTATTTGGGGGGATTTAGATGTGTTGGTGGTGGATATGCCCCCAGGCACAGGCGATGCACAACTCACTCTAGCCCAAGCCGTGCCACTCAGTGCAGGGATCACCGTTACTACGCCTCAAATCGTGAGTTTAGATGACGCTAAACGGAGTTTGGACATGTTTAAGAAATTGCACATTCCTATTGCAGGCATTGTAGAAAACATGGGGAGTTTTGTGTGCGAGCATTGCAAGAAAGAGAGCGAGATTTTTGGCTCAAATTCCATGAAAGAATTACTAGAAGCTTACCACACGCGGATTTTAGCCAAGCTCCCTTTAGAGCCTAAAGTGCGTTTAGGGGGGGATAGGGGCGAACCGATTGTGATTTCTCACCCCACTAGCGTGAGTGCTAAGATTTTTGAAAAAATGGCGCAGGATTTAAGCGCGTTTTTAGACAAAGTGGAAAGGGAAAAATTAGCCGATAATAAGGACATCCAGCCCACGCAAACGCATGCTTGCTCGCATTGA
- a CDS encoding glycosyltransferase family 8 protein, translated as MQDSVIIPIVVAFDNHYCIPASVSLYSMLANARRKTLL; from the coding sequence GTGCAAGATAGCGTGATTATCCCTATTGTGGTGGCTTTTGATAACCATTATTGCATCCCTGCTAGCGTGAGCTTGTATTCCATGCTAGCGAACGCTAGACGTAAAACTCTTTTATAA
- a CDS encoding glycosyltransferase family 8 protein, translating into MENLSAENIEKLEETLTPFSAFSSIEFLDITLSHKELEPRHNYCKLDALVASEIEKLYLKLNSFSQKRFSKMIMCRFLLASLFPQYDKMIMFDVDTLFVNDVSESFFIPLETHCFGAVREKDLIAMDRNSAKDLYELRQMRAETIGVTDAFPNLEEAQILFDNYFNAGFLALNLKLWRKENLENQLIAFFILKNEKLLFNDQDALCFVCRGRILELPYSYNAHPSFLDTPSFPSFKEARMLHFWGDKPWKLLSVIGAKKWHEVLIETPFKNAYFNALFLDHLFDTLQYKDKEIQCNKALSFSDKRYSFEFLLPRLSSKLLIEFLLFKIKQKVKRLVKKS; encoded by the coding sequence GTGGAGAATTTAAGCGCTGAAAATATAGAAAAATTAGAAGAGACTCTCACTCCTTTTAGCGCTTTTTCTAGCATAGAGTTTTTGGATATTACCCTTTCTCATAAAGAATTAGAACCACGCCATAATTATTGCAAGCTTGATGCTTTAGTGGCTAGCGAAATTGAAAAATTGTATTTAAAACTCAATTCTTTCTCTCAAAAACGCTTTTCTAAAATGATCATGTGCCGTTTCTTACTCGCTTCCCTTTTCCCTCAATACGATAAGATGATCATGTTTGATGTGGACACTTTGTTTGTGAATGATGTGAGCGAGAGCTTTTTTATCCCCCTTGAAACGCATTGTTTTGGGGCTGTGAGGGAAAAGGATTTGATCGCTATGGATAGGAATTCGGCTAAGGATTTATACGAGTTGCGCCAAATGCGAGCAGAAACTATTGGCGTTACTGACGCTTTCCCTAATTTAGAAGAAGCTCAAATCCTTTTTGACAATTACTTTAATGCAGGGTTTTTAGCCTTAAATTTAAAATTATGGCGTAAAGAAAATCTAGAAAACCAATTGATTGCCTTTTTCATTTTGAAAAACGAAAAACTTTTATTTAACGATCAAGATGCTTTGTGTTTTGTGTGCCGTGGTAGGATTTTAGAACTGCCTTATTCTTACAACGCCCACCCTAGCTTCCTTGATACGCCCTCATTCCCTAGCTTTAAAGAAGCGCGCATGCTGCATTTTTGGGGCGATAAACCCTGGAAACTCTTAAGCGTCATTGGCGCGAAAAAATGGCATGAAGTGTTGATTGAAACGCCTTTTAAAAACGCCTATTTTAACGCTCTCTTTTTGGATCACCTCTTTGATACCCTCCAATACAAAGATAAAGAAATCCAATGCAACAAAGCCCTATCTTTTTCAGACAAGCGGTATTCTTTTGAATTTCTTCTCCCTAGGCTTTCTTCTAAACTCCTTATAGAATTTTTGCTTTTTAAGATCAAGCAAAAAGTGAAGCGACTGGTTAAAAAAAGCTAA